Proteins encoded together in one Marinobacter sp. Arc7-DN-1 window:
- a CDS encoding glycosyl transferase produces the protein MGDFYQNGIITTLHNLVRRPVEDLEAELMNFRKSRPMSLVLPSLYSELEGPALKNIVQELGKVSYLDQVVIGLDRANEEQYRHALEYFSELPQNFKVLWNDGPRLRAIDLQLREQNLAPTEMGKGRNVWYCFGYVLASGVSKSVALHDCDILTYSRDLVARLIYPVANPGFNYMFCKGYYARVADSKMNGRVSRLLVTPLIRALKKVCGPNDFLDYLDSYRYPLAGEFSFRTDVINDLRIPSDWGLEIGVLSEMKRNYATNRLCQVDIADVYDHKHQELSPEDASRGLSKMSMDIAKALFRKLATNGEIFSNEKFRTIKATYFRIALDFVETYQNDAIINGLTFDRHKEEKAVELFAQNVMRAGAYFLDNPMDTPFIPSWNRVTSALPDIKEQLLEAVELDNEEFRP, from the coding sequence ATGGGCGACTTTTACCAGAATGGCATTATCACCACCCTCCATAACCTGGTTCGCCGCCCGGTGGAGGACCTCGAAGCGGAGTTGATGAACTTCCGCAAATCCCGCCCCATGTCCCTGGTGCTGCCGTCGCTCTATTCCGAGCTGGAAGGCCCGGCCCTGAAAAACATCGTGCAGGAACTTGGCAAGGTGTCCTATCTGGATCAGGTTGTTATCGGCCTGGACCGGGCGAACGAGGAGCAATATCGCCATGCCCTCGAGTATTTCTCTGAGTTGCCCCAGAACTTCAAAGTGTTGTGGAACGACGGGCCGCGACTGAGGGCCATTGATCTCCAGCTTCGTGAGCAAAATCTGGCACCGACGGAAATGGGCAAGGGACGAAATGTCTGGTACTGCTTCGGCTATGTGCTGGCGTCTGGGGTGAGTAAATCGGTTGCGCTGCACGATTGCGACATCCTGACCTATTCCAGGGACCTGGTGGCGCGGCTGATATACCCGGTGGCGAACCCGGGCTTCAACTATATGTTCTGCAAAGGCTATTACGCCCGGGTGGCCGATAGCAAAATGAACGGTCGGGTCAGCCGCCTGTTGGTGACACCACTGATCCGGGCCCTGAAAAAGGTGTGCGGCCCCAACGATTTTCTGGATTACCTGGACAGTTACCGCTATCCCCTGGCCGGTGAATTCTCGTTCCGTACCGACGTGATCAACGATCTGCGCATCCCCAGCGACTGGGGCCTGGAGATCGGAGTGCTTTCGGAAATGAAGCGCAACTACGCGACCAACCGTCTGTGCCAGGTGGACATCGCCGATGTGTACGATCACAAACATCAGGAACTGTCCCCCGAGGATGCCAGCAGGGGGCTCTCAAAAATGAGCATGGACATCGCCAAGGCCCTGTTCCGCAAGCTGGCGACCAACGGCGAGATTTTCTCCAACGAGAAATTTCGCACCATCAAGGCCACCTATTTCCGGATCGCCCTGGATTTTGTCGAAACCTACCAGAACGACGCCATAATCAACGGCCTGACCTTTGACCGGCACAAGGAAGAGAAAGCCGTGGAGCTGTTCGCCCAGAATGTGATGCGGGCCGGCGCCTATTTTCTGGATAACCCCATGGATACCCCCTTCATTCCCAGCTGGAACCGGGTAACCAGCGCCCTCCCGGATATCAAGGAACAGTTGCTGGAGGCGGTCGAGCTGGATAACGAGGAATTCCGGCCATGA
- a CDS encoding sugar phosphorylase, which translates to MNQPLKAKLVAMLDVVYPELDCDFLSEQLLITMGLAANQPPPPAHQNNWDESDVVLITYADTVQQPGEKPLVTLHRFLSDCLADSLSSVHILPFFPYSSDDGFSVMDYLAVNESHGTWEDIERIARDYRLMADLVVNHMSARSRWFENFRKRVDPGKDYFFEGNPRDDLSAVVRPRTSPLLNPVQTDDGERYVWCTFSEDQVDLNFANPKVLMEFAAIIRQYLERGITLFRLDAVAFLWKEPGTPSIHLRQTHELIKILRLLIEHHSPDAVVITETNVPNRENLTYFGNANEAHVIYNFSLPPLLINTLVTGDCKHLKTWLMSMPPAQMGTTYLNFIASHDGIGMRPTDGLLTDEEKQRLINTMDSFGGKVSYRRTADGRDQPYEINIALYDALRGTAESGADHWQLQRFICAHTVMLALEGIPAFYIHSLLATENDLERVEHTGRLRSINRSQWQLDELEQKLADPLSHHSKAFQELKRLIAIRRKQPAFHPNATQFTLHLGLQLFGFWRQSMRRDQSIFCIHNISDEVQPVALSDINLIGTDHWQDLISGMKIDDLSGSITLKPYQSVWLSNRE; encoded by the coding sequence ATGAACCAGCCGCTGAAAGCCAAGCTGGTGGCCATGCTGGACGTGGTCTACCCGGAACTGGATTGCGATTTCCTTTCGGAACAGCTGCTGATTACCATGGGTCTGGCGGCCAACCAGCCGCCGCCCCCGGCCCATCAGAACAACTGGGATGAATCGGATGTGGTGCTGATCACCTATGCCGATACGGTGCAGCAGCCAGGGGAGAAGCCTCTGGTCACTTTGCACCGGTTCCTCAGTGACTGCCTGGCTGACAGCCTGTCGTCCGTCCATATCCTGCCGTTTTTCCCCTACAGCTCAGACGATGGTTTCTCGGTGATGGATTACCTGGCTGTCAACGAATCCCACGGAACCTGGGAAGACATCGAGCGCATCGCCCGGGATTACCGGCTCATGGCGGATTTGGTTGTTAACCACATGTCGGCCCGCAGCCGTTGGTTTGAGAATTTCCGAAAACGGGTGGATCCGGGCAAGGACTATTTCTTTGAGGGCAATCCCCGGGATGATCTGAGTGCCGTGGTGAGGCCCCGCACCTCACCGCTGCTGAATCCGGTGCAGACCGACGATGGTGAGCGGTACGTCTGGTGTACCTTTAGTGAGGACCAGGTCGATCTGAACTTTGCCAACCCGAAGGTGTTGATGGAGTTCGCGGCGATCATTCGGCAATACCTGGAGCGGGGCATTACCCTGTTCAGACTGGATGCGGTGGCTTTCCTGTGGAAAGAGCCGGGCACGCCCAGCATCCACCTCAGGCAGACCCACGAGCTGATCAAGATCCTGCGCCTTCTGATCGAGCATCACAGTCCGGATGCGGTGGTCATTACCGAGACCAACGTGCCCAACCGCGAAAATCTGACCTACTTTGGCAACGCCAACGAAGCCCATGTTATCTATAATTTTTCCCTGCCACCGTTGCTGATCAATACCCTGGTGACCGGAGACTGCAAGCACCTGAAAACCTGGCTGATGAGTATGCCGCCGGCGCAAATGGGCACCACTTACCTGAACTTCATCGCCTCCCACGACGGCATTGGCATGCGCCCGACCGATGGCCTGCTGACCGATGAGGAAAAGCAGCGGCTGATCAATACCATGGATTCCTTCGGAGGCAAGGTGTCCTATCGCCGTACGGCCGATGGCCGGGACCAGCCCTACGAAATCAACATTGCGCTCTACGATGCCCTGAGGGGAACCGCGGAATCCGGTGCGGATCACTGGCAGTTGCAGCGCTTTATCTGTGCTCACACCGTTATGCTGGCGCTGGAGGGGATTCCGGCGTTCTACATCCACAGCCTGCTGGCGACTGAGAACGATCTGGAGCGGGTGGAGCACACCGGTCGGCTGCGGTCCATTAACCGCAGCCAGTGGCAACTGGATGAGCTGGAGCAGAAGCTCGCGGACCCCCTGAGCCATCACAGCAAGGCCTTCCAGGAGTTGAAGCGCCTGATTGCCATCCGTCGAAAACAGCCCGCATTCCACCCCAATGCCACCCAGTTCACCCTGCATCTGGGCCTTCAGTTATTTGGCTTCTGGCGGCAGAGCATGCGGCGGGATCAGTCGATCTTCTGCATTCACAACATCAGCGATGAGGTTCAGCCAGTGGCTTTGAGTGATATCAATCTCATAGGAACCGATCACTGGCAGGACCTGATCTCGGGTATGAAGATCGATGACCTGTCCGGCTCGATCACACTTAAGCCCTATCAAAGCGTCTGGTTGTCGAACCGGGAGTAG
- a CDS encoding HAD-IIB family hydrolase — protein MARPRLLIFSDLDGTLLDHDDYRWQPARPALAKLRAAAIPLVLNSSKTLPEIRALREELGNTAPFIVENGAAVIIPPHTFGNTAEEVVNFGATRDRVLEVLGAQRTAGAQFRGFDDMSAEELAGETGLDPAAAERAKQRLGTEPLIWQGADEGLAEFKAALANENLRLVPGGRFLHAMGIFDKADGARFLLGKYRERYGEQPLVAIALGDSPNDQRMLESADIPVVIRGVKSEEVTLPSAKHAMRSLKPGPEGWNECVLNLLFEYGY, from the coding sequence ATGGCCAGACCCCGTTTGCTTATTTTTTCAGACCTGGACGGCACCCTGCTTGACCACGACGATTATCGCTGGCAGCCGGCGCGCCCCGCGCTGGCAAAGCTCCGGGCGGCGGCGATTCCGCTGGTGCTCAACTCCAGCAAGACCCTGCCGGAAATACGGGCGTTGCGGGAGGAGCTTGGAAATACCGCCCCCTTTATTGTCGAAAACGGTGCAGCGGTCATTATTCCGCCTCACACCTTCGGCAATACCGCTGAGGAAGTGGTGAATTTTGGTGCAACCCGGGACCGGGTGCTCGAAGTCCTTGGCGCCCAACGGACCGCGGGTGCGCAGTTTCGGGGCTTCGATGACATGTCTGCCGAAGAGCTGGCCGGTGAAACGGGTCTCGATCCGGCCGCGGCAGAACGGGCGAAACAGCGCCTGGGTACCGAGCCGTTAATCTGGCAGGGTGCCGACGAGGGACTGGCCGAATTTAAAGCGGCCCTGGCGAACGAAAATCTCCGGCTGGTGCCGGGAGGACGTTTCCTTCACGCCATGGGCATTTTCGATAAAGCCGATGGGGCCCGTTTCTTGCTGGGCAAATACCGGGAGCGTTACGGCGAGCAGCCGCTGGTGGCCATCGCCCTCGGCGACAGCCCCAACGATCAGCGAATGCTCGAATCGGCGGATATACCGGTGGTGATCCGGGGCGTAAAAAGCGAAGAGGTGACGTTACCTTCGGCAAAGCACGCCATGCGCTCCCTCAAGCCCGGCCCCGAAGGCTGGAATGAGTGTGTGCTCAATCTCTTGTTTGAGTACGGGTACTGA
- a CDS encoding protein adenylyltransferase SelO produces MSGNGFRVEHRYLELPDSFYTRVQPSPLSGAKMVCFNHTLAGQMGFHAESESDWTGVGAGTELLEGMDPVAMKYTGHQFGVYNPELGDGRGLLLWETVGPDGRRWDWHLKGAGMTPYSRFGDGRAVLRSTIREYLCSEAMHGLGITTTRALFMVSARDPVRRESIETAAALVRVAQSHIRFGHFEFAAHHEGPETVKTLLEHVISLHFPHLISLPDDERHSRWFGEVVERTARMIADWQAVGFCHGVMNSDNMSIIGDTFDYGPFAFLDDFDAGYICNHTDQAGRYAYNRQPQVGFDNCQYLARALLPIMDEDDVRRGLRRYETAYNERFLQNMRDKLGLAIEDEGDLSLIMDTFSMLHEHHVDYTAFFRALSNLYAKGHAPVRDLFVDRSVADQWLERYEERLKSETRAHDEREYAMRGVNPKYVLRNYLAQQVILEAQNGDYEPMKALLKVLERPFDEQPENEAYAALPPDWGKHLNISCSS; encoded by the coding sequence ATGAGTGGCAACGGTTTTCGTGTGGAGCATCGCTACCTGGAACTCCCGGACAGCTTTTATACAAGAGTCCAACCCTCACCCCTGAGCGGCGCAAAGATGGTGTGCTTCAACCACACGCTGGCTGGGCAGATGGGCTTCCATGCCGAGTCCGAATCCGACTGGACCGGCGTGGGCGCAGGTACAGAGTTGCTTGAGGGCATGGACCCGGTGGCAATGAAATACACCGGCCACCAGTTCGGCGTATACAACCCCGAACTCGGCGACGGCCGGGGCCTCCTGCTATGGGAAACCGTGGGGCCGGACGGTCGCCGCTGGGACTGGCACCTGAAAGGCGCAGGCATGACCCCCTATTCCCGATTCGGCGACGGCCGGGCCGTTCTGCGCTCCACCATCCGCGAATACCTCTGCAGTGAAGCCATGCATGGCCTGGGCATCACCACTACCCGGGCTCTTTTTATGGTAAGCGCCAGAGACCCGGTTCGCCGGGAATCCATCGAAACCGCCGCAGCGCTGGTTCGGGTGGCCCAGAGCCATATCCGCTTCGGCCATTTCGAGTTCGCGGCCCATCATGAAGGACCGGAAACGGTCAAAACCCTGCTCGAACACGTCATCTCGCTGCACTTTCCCCATTTGATCAGCCTGCCGGATGACGAACGCCACAGCCGCTGGTTCGGGGAGGTGGTGGAGCGCACCGCCCGGATGATTGCAGACTGGCAGGCTGTGGGCTTCTGCCATGGCGTGATGAACAGCGACAATATGTCGATCATCGGCGACACCTTTGATTATGGCCCCTTCGCATTCCTCGACGATTTCGATGCTGGCTACATCTGCAACCACACCGACCAGGCCGGGCGATACGCCTACAACCGCCAGCCGCAGGTGGGCTTTGATAATTGCCAGTACCTGGCCCGTGCCCTCCTGCCGATTATGGATGAGGATGACGTGCGCCGGGGGCTGCGCCGCTACGAAACCGCCTACAACGAACGGTTCCTGCAGAACATGCGCGACAAACTGGGCCTGGCAATCGAGGATGAGGGAGACCTGAGCCTGATCATGGACACCTTCAGCATGCTGCATGAGCATCACGTGGACTACACCGCGTTCTTCCGGGCACTGTCCAATCTATATGCTAAAGGCCACGCGCCAGTCAGGGACCTGTTCGTGGATCGCAGCGTAGCGGACCAGTGGCTGGAGCGCTATGAAGAGAGACTCAAGAGCGAGACCCGTGCCCACGACGAACGAGAGTACGCCATGCGCGGGGTGAATCCGAAGTATGTGCTGAGAAACTATCTGGCCCAGCAGGTTATCCTGGAAGCACAGAACGGGGATTATGAACCGATGAAGGCACTGCTCAAGGTTCTGGAGCGCCCCTTCGATGAGCAGCCGGAAAACGAAGCTTACGCTGCTTTACCGCCAGACTGGGGCAAGCATCTGAATATCAGCTGTTCCAGCTGA
- a CDS encoding DUF3524 domain-containing protein translates to MPEHTATNRPRILLLSAYDAGSHRRWREQLVATHPEFDWHTLALPPRFFQWRIRGNALSWFREPLLQESWDLLLVTSMVDLASLRGIHPHLAATPAILYMHENQFAYPDSGNQHSSAEPKMVNLYSVVAADTVLFNSDWNRRSFLEQAQAFLDKLPDGVPEGLIRTIDEKSRVLPVPVEDSLFAGDHCGVDRQCPHLVWNHRWEYDKGPDRLLLLLDALVARGQPFRISVVGEQFRNAPEAFRLIEQRHSERLVNFGFMASRDDYNRLLRQADVAVSTALHDFQGLAMLEAMASGCLALAPDRLAYPEYVPRNQRYPSHPGEPEAEALAAADRLAELLANPPLPSCPGEWRVSSLATRYGDIIRATLEKHGVS, encoded by the coding sequence ATGCCCGAACACACAGCAACGAACCGACCCCGAATACTCCTGCTTTCGGCCTACGATGCAGGCAGCCACCGACGCTGGCGGGAACAGCTGGTGGCAACGCATCCGGAGTTCGACTGGCATACCCTGGCCCTGCCGCCCCGGTTCTTCCAGTGGCGGATTCGTGGTAATGCGCTGAGCTGGTTTCGGGAACCCTTGCTGCAGGAATCCTGGGATCTGTTGCTGGTTACCTCCATGGTGGATCTTGCCAGCCTCCGGGGAATCCACCCCCATCTCGCCGCAACGCCTGCCATCCTGTACATGCACGAGAACCAGTTCGCCTACCCGGATTCCGGCAACCAGCATTCCAGCGCTGAGCCTAAAATGGTGAACCTGTACAGTGTGGTCGCCGCGGATACGGTTCTGTTCAACAGCGACTGGAACCGACGCAGCTTTCTTGAGCAGGCCCAGGCTTTTCTGGACAAGCTGCCTGATGGTGTACCTGAAGGCCTGATCCGCACTATTGATGAAAAATCCAGGGTGCTTCCTGTACCGGTTGAAGACAGCCTGTTTGCAGGCGATCATTGTGGCGTTGATCGACAGTGCCCGCATCTGGTGTGGAACCATCGCTGGGAATACGACAAGGGGCCGGACCGGCTGCTGCTTCTGCTGGATGCACTGGTCGCCCGTGGCCAGCCGTTTCGTATCAGTGTAGTGGGTGAGCAGTTCCGCAACGCACCTGAGGCGTTCCGGTTGATCGAGCAGCGACACAGCGAACGGCTGGTCAATTTTGGTTTCATGGCAAGCCGCGACGATTACAACCGGCTGCTCAGGCAGGCGGATGTGGCTGTTTCCACGGCGCTGCACGATTTTCAGGGACTGGCGATGCTGGAGGCCATGGCTTCTGGCTGCCTTGCGCTCGCTCCGGACCGGCTTGCTTATCCGGAATACGTCCCCCGGAATCAGCGCTACCCAAGCCATCCGGGCGAGCCAGAAGCCGAGGCTTTGGCCGCGGCTGACCGGCTTGCGGAACTGTTGGCAAATCCTCCCTTGCCCAGTTGCCCGGGTGAGTGGCGGGTTTCGTCGCTTGCCACTCGCTATGGCGATATCATTCGTGCAACGCTTGAAAAACATGGGGTATCCTGA
- a CDS encoding fumarate hydratase, translated as MTTVIRQDDLIESVADALQFISYYHPKDFIDAVHEAYQREESEAARDAMAQILINSRMCAQGHRPLCQDTGIVTVFVNIGMNVQWDCELPLDEVINEGVRRAYTHPDNVLRASILADPDGKRQNTGDNTPAIIHYKVVPGDKVEVHVAAKGGGSEAKSKFAMLNPSDSVVDWVLKMVPQMGAGWCPPGMLGIGIGGTAEKAMEMAKESLLDPIDIHDLQERGASSRAEELRLELFDKVNELGIGAQGLGGLTTVLDVKVKDYPTHAANKPVAIIPNCAATRHAHFTLDGTGPSLQTPPSLDDWPEITWEVGENVRRVNLDTVTPEDVKDWQPGETVLLSGKMLTGRDAAHKKMVDMIGKGEELPVDLKGRFIYYVGPVDPVREEVVGPAGPTTATRMDKFTHTMLEKTGLTGMIGKAERGQVAIDAIKEFGAVYLMAVGGSAYLVSKAIKHAEVVAFPELGMEAIYEFEVEDMPVTVAVDSRGSSVHQTGPAEWHEKIIAAKAV; from the coding sequence ATGACCACCGTAATCCGCCAGGACGACCTGATTGAAAGCGTAGCGGACGCGCTGCAGTTCATTTCCTACTACCACCCGAAGGATTTCATTGACGCGGTTCATGAAGCCTACCAGCGGGAAGAGAGCGAGGCGGCCAGGGATGCCATGGCCCAGATTCTGATCAATTCACGTATGTGTGCCCAGGGTCACCGGCCGCTGTGCCAGGACACCGGTATTGTCACCGTATTCGTGAACATCGGAATGAACGTGCAGTGGGATTGCGAGCTGCCGCTGGATGAGGTGATCAACGAAGGCGTGCGCCGGGCGTACACGCATCCGGATAACGTACTGCGGGCTTCGATCCTGGCGGATCCGGATGGCAAGCGCCAGAACACCGGTGATAACACGCCGGCCATCATCCACTATAAGGTGGTGCCGGGCGACAAGGTTGAGGTGCATGTTGCCGCCAAGGGCGGCGGTTCCGAGGCGAAATCCAAGTTCGCCATGCTGAATCCTTCGGATTCGGTCGTGGACTGGGTGCTGAAGATGGTGCCGCAAATGGGCGCTGGCTGGTGCCCGCCGGGCATGCTGGGTATTGGTATCGGTGGTACCGCGGAGAAAGCCATGGAAATGGCAAAAGAATCTTTGCTGGACCCGATCGATATTCACGATCTGCAAGAGCGTGGCGCGTCCAGCCGCGCAGAGGAGCTGCGCCTGGAGCTGTTCGACAAGGTCAACGAGTTGGGCATTGGTGCCCAGGGCCTCGGCGGCCTGACCACGGTTCTGGATGTAAAGGTGAAGGACTACCCGACTCACGCCGCCAACAAGCCCGTGGCTATCATTCCGAACTGTGCGGCCACCCGCCATGCTCACTTTACCCTGGATGGCACCGGCCCCTCCCTGCAGACCCCACCGAGCCTGGACGACTGGCCGGAAATCACCTGGGAAGTGGGTGAAAACGTTCGCCGCGTGAACCTGGATACCGTAACACCGGAAGATGTGAAGGACTGGCAGCCGGGTGAAACCGTTCTGCTGTCCGGCAAGATGCTGACCGGCCGCGATGCCGCCCACAAGAAGATGGTGGACATGATCGGAAAAGGCGAGGAGCTGCCGGTGGATCTGAAGGGCCGTTTCATCTACTACGTGGGCCCAGTGGATCCGGTGCGCGAAGAAGTAGTTGGTCCCGCCGGCCCGACCACTGCAACCCGTATGGACAAGTTCACCCACACCATGCTGGAGAAAACGGGCCTGACCGGCATGATCGGTAAGGCCGAGCGCGGCCAGGTAGCCATCGACGCCATCAAGGAATTCGGTGCGGTTTACCTGATGGCCGTGGGTGGTTCCGCCTACCTGGTTTCCAAGGCGATCAAGCACGCCGAAGTGGTTGCCTTCCCGGAGCTGGGTATGGAAGCGATTTACGAGTTCGAAGTAGAAGATATGCCGGTCACGGTAGCGGTAGACTCACGTGGTTCTTCGGTGCACCAGACCGGCCCGGCTGAATGGCACGAGAAGATCATCGCGGCCAAGGCAGTCTGA
- a CDS encoding type VI secretion system Vgr family protein: MASPSPKARLQSLRNDARTATGESNRPDSVRVPKVELTDHGSDALNREWLLTAIIHTGTQPQALEEEDGSEPTTYHNQFRAVPADIPWRPQTQHRPRMDGPQIAMVTGPEGEEIHCDKHGRVKVRFPWDRYSRNNEHSSAWLRVSQGWAGGQYGFMALPRMGHEVIVSFLDGDPDQPIITGRTHHVTNTPPYALPEHKTRTTLKTKTHKGEGSNELRFEDEADQEQIYLHAQKDLDLLTENNRTEVIRNDSHLTVENNRFSHTKANEHCTVDGEKRESVGGDCPQNIGGTFHQKSGKGTLSEAGTEVHHKAGAKVVLDAGAELTISAGGSLLKLDPSGVTLAGPGVGINSGGSPGGGTGTFPQNTQFPQILEKDKPVAASEVRLANVSTRQNGSSADAPLQELPGSERKLIVDVIGGKLDRDTVEAWKGVSKEDNE, from the coding sequence GTGGCCAGCCCTTCACCGAAGGCCAGACTTCAGTCCCTGCGCAACGACGCCCGCACCGCCACCGGGGAGAGCAACCGCCCGGATTCTGTGCGGGTGCCAAAGGTAGAACTGACTGACCACGGCAGCGATGCCCTGAACCGGGAATGGCTGCTGACGGCGATCATCCACACCGGCACCCAACCCCAGGCCCTGGAAGAAGAGGACGGCAGCGAGCCGACCACCTACCATAACCAATTCCGCGCGGTGCCCGCCGACATCCCCTGGCGGCCACAAACCCAACACCGCCCCCGGATGGACGGCCCGCAGATTGCCATGGTCACCGGGCCCGAGGGTGAAGAGATTCACTGTGATAAGCACGGCCGGGTAAAAGTCCGCTTTCCGTGGGATAGATACAGCCGCAATAACGAACACAGCAGCGCCTGGCTACGGGTCAGCCAGGGCTGGGCCGGCGGCCAGTACGGCTTCATGGCACTGCCCAGGATGGGCCACGAAGTGATTGTCTCCTTCCTGGACGGCGACCCGGACCAGCCCATCATCACCGGTCGCACCCACCACGTCACCAACACGCCGCCCTATGCGCTGCCGGAACACAAAACCCGCACCACCCTGAAAACCAAAACCCACAAGGGCGAGGGCAGCAACGAACTGAGGTTTGAAGACGAAGCCGACCAGGAGCAGATCTACCTCCACGCCCAGAAAGACCTGGACTTGCTTACCGAGAACAACCGGACCGAGGTGATCCGGAACGATAGCCACCTCACCGTCGAGAACAACCGCTTCAGCCACACAAAAGCCAATGAACACTGCACTGTCGACGGAGAAAAGCGCGAATCCGTGGGCGGCGATTGCCCTCAGAACATCGGCGGCACCTTCCACCAGAAATCCGGCAAGGGCACCCTCAGCGAAGCCGGTACTGAAGTACACCACAAGGCCGGCGCCAAAGTGGTGCTGGACGCCGGAGCAGAGCTCACTATTTCGGCGGGTGGCAGTTTGCTCAAGCTGGATCCGAGTGGCGTGACGCTGGCGGGGCCGGGGGTGGGGATCAATTCTGGGGGGAGTCCGGGGGGTGGTACTGGCACTTTTCCTCAGAATACTCAGTTTCCGCAGATTCTGGAAAAAGACAAACCAGTAGCGGCGTCTGAAGTGAGGCTTGCGAATGTCAGCACTCGCCAAAATGGTTCTTCAGCCGACGCCCCTCTACAGGAGTTGCCTGGCAGCGAGCGAAAGCTGATTGTCGATGTTATCGGCGGCAAACTCGACAGGGACACCGTGGAGGCCTGGAAAGGGGTGTCAAAGGAGGACAACGAATGA
- a CDS encoding NAD(P)H-quinone oxidoreductase, with protein sequence MSKAIKMTGANLRWETWEGPGEPPADHVEIEVVWTAINRADLMQRAGVYPPPPGASDILGLEVSGRIASVGPGVSRFQPGDEVCALLTGGGYATRVVVPDIQVLPIPKGLTLEKAAAIPEVFATAWLNLYHEAALKPGERVLLHAGASGLGTAVIQLATAFGNPVFATAGDDAKLETCRNLGASGVWNRKAGSFVDAVKSWGGVDMVLDPVGGSYIADDQKVLNVDGRIVLIGLMGGRMAEVDLGLMLIKRQRLIGSTLRSRTVADKGEVMQALYRHVWPLLSACQIEPLIDSTWPIEQVEEAMAYVSENKNTGKVLLKVSD encoded by the coding sequence ATGAGCAAAGCAATCAAGATGACGGGGGCCAACCTCCGCTGGGAAACCTGGGAAGGGCCGGGTGAGCCACCGGCAGATCACGTAGAAATCGAAGTAGTCTGGACAGCAATCAACCGGGCGGACCTTATGCAGCGGGCCGGTGTTTACCCGCCTCCGCCGGGTGCCTCCGACATCCTGGGCCTGGAAGTGAGTGGCCGGATTGCCTCGGTTGGCCCGGGCGTTAGCCGCTTTCAGCCCGGGGATGAAGTGTGTGCCTTGCTGACGGGCGGGGGCTACGCCACCCGCGTGGTTGTACCGGACATTCAGGTATTGCCAATACCCAAGGGCCTGACTCTGGAGAAAGCCGCGGCGATTCCGGAAGTTTTTGCCACGGCCTGGCTGAACCTCTACCACGAGGCAGCGCTGAAACCCGGTGAGCGGGTGCTTCTGCACGCAGGCGCCAGCGGACTGGGCACCGCTGTTATTCAACTGGCCACGGCGTTTGGCAACCCGGTGTTTGCGACCGCCGGCGATGACGCCAAGCTGGAGACCTGCCGGAACCTGGGAGCCAGTGGTGTCTGGAACCGGAAAGCGGGTTCCTTTGTTGACGCGGTTAAGAGCTGGGGCGGGGTGGATATGGTGCTGGACCCGGTCGGCGGCAGTTACATTGCGGACGACCAGAAGGTGCTGAATGTCGACGGCCGCATTGTGCTGATCGGACTGATGGGCGGGCGAATGGCCGAAGTGGATCTGGGGCTGATGCTGATCAAGCGCCAGCGCCTGATCGGCTCCACGCTTCGCTCCCGCACCGTCGCAGACAAAGGCGAGGTGATGCAGGCCCTGTACCGGCATGTCTGGCCACTGCTCAGTGCCTGCCAGATCGAACCGCTGATCGACAGCACCTGGCCGATTGAGCAGGTAGAAGAGGCAATGGCCTACGTCTCCGAAAACAAGAACACCGGAAAGGTGCTCCTGAAAGTCTCAGACTGA